A genome region from Anolis carolinensis isolate JA03-04 chromosome 6, rAnoCar3.1.pri, whole genome shotgun sequence includes the following:
- the LOC100559209 gene encoding olfactory receptor 14A16, which yields MKLNRTSVTEFLLMEFSDDYGMQILHYVMFLFVYIIAVVGNLIILLAVVLNNNLQTPMYFFLANLSLSDICFISTTVPKSIATSVANNRLISFAGCVAQVFLVITFTGSESTLLTIMAYDRYVAICKPLQYNIIMNRAVCIQMTAASWIFNLVHAALHTSMTFLLNFCGSNFIQQYFCDIPQLQKISCTDTRTHQILIFALGMILDSSIGGSIFVSYGYILSAVLRIPTAQGRYKAFSTCTPHLLVFTLFMVTAVFSYMRPKSLSSPTVDLISAVLYTVLPPVLNPIIYSLRNKDIQEAMKKMPKQIKQLLT from the coding sequence ATGAAGCTTAATAGAACGTCTGTGACGGAATTCCTTCTCATGGAATTTTCTGATGACTACGGAATGCAGATTTTGCATTATGTGATGtttctttttgtatatataaTAGCCGTCGTGGGCAATTTGATCATCCTtttagctgtggttctcaacaaCAATCTTCAGACTCCCATGTATTTTTTCTTGGCCAACTTGTCACTGTCAGACATTTGCTTTATCTCAACCACAGTTCCAAAATCTATAGCTACTTCTGTggcaaacaacagactgatttcTTTTGCTGGATGTGTAGCTCAGGTTTTCCTAGTTATTACCTTTACAGGTTCTGAGTCTACTTTGCTAACAATCATGGCTTATGACCGCTATGTAGCAATTTGCAAACCTCTGCAATATAACATAATCATGAATAGAGCTGTATGCATCCAAATGACAGCAGCTTCTTGGATATTCAACTTGGTTCATGCAGCATTGCATACCAGTATGACTTTTCTGTTAAATTTCTGTGGGTCCAATTTTATTCAACAATACTTCTGTGACATTCCTCAATTACAAAAGATCTCTTGCACTGATACCAGAACTCACCAAATTCTGATTTTTGCCCTTGGCATGATTCTGGACTCATCTATTGGTGGATCTATCTTTGTTTCTTATGGTTACATTTTATCTGCTGTGCTAAGGATTCCAACAGCTCAAGGCAGGTACAAAGCTTTCTCAACCTGTACTCCCCACTTGCTGGTCTTTACTTTATTTATGGTCACTGCTGTATTCTCTTATATGAGACCGAAATCACTTTCTTCTCCTACAGTGGATCTTATCTCGGCAGTTTTGTATACAGTTTTGCCTCCAGTtctgaatcccatcatttatAGCCTCAGGAACAAAGACATCCAGGAGGCTATGAAGAAAAtgccaaagcaaataaaacagctCCTAACATGA